The following coding sequences lie in one Gloeocapsa sp. PCC 73106 genomic window:
- the cas10d gene encoding type I-D CRISPR-associated protein Cas10d/Csc3, with the protein MKTLLQDLLLETLPVDTDPILLSYLETVLPAMEREFASISALGGAEDSHHRNLKITGDKYAQENAARYAHKADQSLLVHVLNALLIAWTLLPYLSVPLSVEEKYLLCLAITLHDYNKYYLGCGEKSPSAADVAEIINICRELGQKLNFKAFWSDWEQYVPEIAYLAQNTQYKAKTNAIPANYPPFTVKDSRRLDHPLRHLLAFGDIAVHSQNPAEIITKSIGDRLREHLRFLAPNKTLVYHRLRDTLGILTNGIHNAILRFTQALDWQPLLYFAQGVVYLAPAKYEIPDRTELQEFIWQGISQLLATKMLGGDIGFKRDGKGLKVAPQTLELFTPAQLIRNLADVIEAKVANIKVPATPKRLEKIEITTAERQLLEKGADIRSDRLAELIILAQREFFADSPEFIDWTLRFLGLEQQFTPKQTQEQSGGVNYGWYRIAASYIAHHPTLDLDNLSTILKQFSEELADWAEENQLLPVHQSPTQAVFSNYLEQYLEIQNWSNPASNFDQELATYNIAKTKASKQPICSLSSGEFASEDQMDSVVLFKPQQYSNKNALGGGQIKRGISKIWALEMLLRQAFWSVPSGKFEDQQPIFLYIFPAYLYSPQIAAAIRILVNDIKRVNLWNIRKYWLNHDGNFESLRLYPWRQDEAEIGRFPDKYSRADIPFTGIVYTTTKGKTLTDAWVEPAFLALALSLLLGVKITVTSSAVPLYKSDSDFLDSVILDAPAGFWQLLQLPTALRIQQLATALERLVAIYIIHLDNRSNPPDSRWQALNGTVREVMTDVLNVFAIANEKLREDKRDASSEEVKRYWKLSEIFAQGDIIMTEKLKLTKKLVTQYRTFYTVSLRESSHSILLPLSKALEIILATPEHLDDEELIFQGAGQLYDALERQKVYNRPLRKDKSIPIDIRKSQELEAIYIFMTTCVKELFAEMYKGDRALLQENRNRIKSGAEFAYRLLALEADSNTTTQE; encoded by the coding sequence ATGAAAACCTTACTACAAGATTTGCTCTTAGAAACCTTACCGGTAGATACTGATCCAATTTTACTTTCTTATCTAGAAACGGTGTTACCAGCTATGGAGAGGGAATTTGCTTCGATTTCAGCCTTGGGTGGAGCTGAAGATAGTCACCATCGCAATTTAAAGATTACTGGCGATAAATACGCTCAAGAAAATGCCGCAAGATATGCTCATAAAGCCGACCAAAGTCTTTTAGTTCATGTTCTAAATGCTTTACTCATCGCGTGGACTTTACTTCCCTATTTGAGTGTACCTTTATCGGTAGAAGAGAAATATTTACTTTGTTTAGCAATAACTCTTCATGACTATAACAAGTACTACTTGGGTTGTGGAGAAAAATCTCCAAGCGCTGCTGATGTTGCTGAGATTATTAATATCTGTAGAGAATTAGGGCAAAAACTCAATTTTAAAGCTTTTTGGTCAGATTGGGAGCAATATGTGCCTGAAATTGCCTATCTTGCTCAAAATACTCAATATAAGGCTAAAACTAACGCTATTCCGGCTAATTACCCCCCCTTTACTGTTAAAGACTCTCGTCGTTTGGATCATCCCTTGCGTCATCTTTTAGCTTTCGGGGATATAGCAGTTCATTCTCAAAATCCCGCTGAGATTATTACTAAGAGTATAGGCGATCGCCTGAGAGAACATTTACGTTTTTTAGCTCCTAACAAAACCCTGGTTTATCATCGTCTCAGAGATACACTCGGCATTTTAACAAACGGTATTCATAATGCAATCCTAAGATTTACTCAAGCATTAGATTGGCAACCATTACTTTATTTTGCTCAGGGAGTTGTTTATCTTGCTCCTGCTAAATACGAAATTCCCGATCGCACTGAACTACAAGAATTTATTTGGCAAGGAATCAGTCAATTATTAGCTACTAAAATGTTAGGAGGTGATATCGGTTTTAAAAGAGATGGCAAAGGCTTAAAAGTTGCTCCTCAAACCTTAGAGTTATTTACACCAGCTCAATTAATTCGGAATCTTGCTGATGTAATTGAAGCAAAAGTAGCTAATATTAAAGTACCTGCTACACCAAAACGTCTGGAAAAAATAGAAATAACAACAGCAGAACGTCAACTATTAGAAAAAGGAGCAGATATAAGAAGCGATCGCCTCGCTGAATTAATCATCCTAGCACAAAGAGAATTCTTTGCCGACTCACCTGAATTTATCGATTGGACCCTAAGATTCTTGGGTTTAGAACAACAATTTACTCCAAAACAAACTCAAGAACAATCAGGGGGTGTTAACTATGGTTGGTATCGAATAGCAGCCAGTTATATCGCTCATCATCCCACTTTAGACTTAGACAATCTCTCTACAATCTTAAAACAGTTTAGTGAAGAATTAGCTGATTGGGCAGAAGAAAATCAACTTCTTCCTGTGCATCAAAGTCCTACCCAAGCAGTTTTTAGTAACTATCTTGAGCAGTATTTAGAAATACAGAATTGGTCAAACCCTGCATCTAATTTTGACCAAGAGTTAGCAACCTACAATATCGCCAAAACCAAAGCGTCTAAACAGCCAATTTGCTCTCTCAGTTCAGGAGAATTCGCTTCAGAAGACCAAATGGATTCAGTAGTACTATTTAAACCTCAGCAATATAGCAATAAAAATGCTCTGGGTGGAGGACAAATTAAGCGAGGTATCTCTAAAATCTGGGCTTTAGAGATGTTATTACGGCAAGCTTTTTGGTCAGTACCTTCTGGTAAATTTGAAGACCAACAACCCATATTTTTATACATTTTTCCCGCCTATCTTTACTCCCCCCAAATTGCTGCTGCGATCCGTATATTGGTTAATGATATCAAGCGAGTTAATCTCTGGAACATCCGTAAATATTGGCTTAATCATGATGGAAACTTCGAGAGTTTGCGCTTGTACCCTTGGCGCCAGGATGAAGCAGAAATAGGAAGATTTCCCGACAAATATTCTCGTGCTGATATTCCTTTTACGGGAATAGTTTATACCACCACTAAAGGTAAAACTTTAACCGATGCTTGGGTTGAACCTGCTTTTTTAGCCTTAGCATTGTCTCTGTTATTGGGAGTTAAAATTACTGTCACTAGTAGTGCTGTACCTTTATATAAGAGTGACAGTGACTTTTTGGATTCAGTAATCCTCGATGCGCCCGCAGGTTTTTGGCAATTACTCCAATTACCTACTGCGCTACGTATTCAACAGTTAGCAACAGCTTTAGAGCGTTTAGTTGCCATTTATATTATTCATTTGGACAATCGTAGCAACCCGCCAGATTCGCGTTGGCAAGCATTAAACGGTACCGTTAGGGAGGTGATGACCGATGTTTTAAACGTGTTTGCTATTGCCAATGAAAAACTAAGAGAAGATAAGCGCGATGCTTCCTCAGAGGAAGTAAAGCGTTACTGGAAACTTTCCGAAATTTTCGCCCAAGGAGACATAATAATGACCGAAAAGTTAAAACTAACCAAAAAATTAGTGACTCAATATCGGACTTTTTACACAGTTAGTCTGAGAGAATCTAGCCACAGTATTTTATTGCCTTTATCTAAAGCATTGGAGATTATTCTAGCTACTCCAGAGCATTTAGATGACGAGGAATTAATCTTCCAAGGTGCTGGACAATTATACGACGCTTTAGAGCGCCAAAAGGTGTATAACCGTCCTTTACGCAAAGATAAATCGATTCCCATTGACATACGTAAATCCCAAGAATTAGAAGCGATTTACATCTTTATGACTACTTGCGTTAAAGAATTATTCGCCGAAATGTATAAAGGCGATCGCGCTTTGCTCCAAGAAAACCGTAATCGCATTAAATCTGGAGCAGAATTCGCCTATCGATTATTAGCTTTAGAAGCTGATTCCAACACAACCACCCAGGAGTAA
- a CDS encoding YafY family protein, whose protein sequence is MPSNDNQLAFSLEILRLLAEQPRSRNELGDLLTEFLESRNQSSGDILQKLTRAIAKLRTCGFEISSAPNRPYQLIESNFPIILSSQQKEALSLGIYLLSRLGFSAQAERIARLVHFSEVELSTELKVDFNPPVDYSSEKISEIIEELQQRIEKQCRFSICYTSSKGDERLWDLDRSELRLHNGVLYLFSVVPNLPSLQDKIRADLDKNYLFQISRIKNVNAASNTRWFYDFSKITIRYRLIGPLANYKPRRKHEQVIERNLEKRFVVIETTEDYLFWFRQRILQYGANAQILEPEWLVKDIVNEIQVAYTNYAHQF, encoded by the coding sequence ATGCCATCTAATGACAATCAACTGGCCTTTAGCTTGGAAATACTGAGACTGTTGGCTGAACAACCGCGATCGCGTAACGAGTTGGGAGATTTACTTACTGAGTTCCTAGAAAGCAGGAATCAATCCTCCGGTGATATTTTACAAAAGCTTACTCGTGCTATTGCTAAGTTAAGGACTTGTGGTTTTGAGATTAGTAGCGCACCCAATCGTCCTTATCAATTAATAGAATCTAATTTCCCGATTATTCTATCTTCACAACAAAAAGAAGCATTATCTTTAGGAATTTACTTGCTTTCTCGTCTAGGATTTTCAGCTCAAGCTGAACGAATAGCAAGACTTGTTCATTTTTCAGAAGTTGAACTATCTACCGAATTAAAAGTAGATTTTAATCCTCCAGTTGACTACAGTAGTGAGAAAATTAGCGAGATTATTGAAGAACTTCAGCAAAGAATTGAGAAACAATGTCGTTTCAGCATTTGCTATACAAGTAGCAAAGGAGATGAGAGGTTGTGGGATTTAGATCGCTCAGAATTACGTCTTCACAATGGAGTTCTTTACTTGTTTAGTGTAGTTCCCAATCTTCCTTCTCTCCAAGATAAAATAAGAGCGGACCTTGACAAAAATTATCTTTTTCAGATTAGTCGTATTAAAAATGTTAACGCGGCTTCCAATACACGTTGGTTTTATGATTTTTCTAAAATTACTATTCGCTATCGTCTGATAGGACCTTTGGCTAATTATAAACCTCGTCGCAAACACGAACAAGTGATTGAACGAAACCTAGAAAAGCGATTCGTTGTGATTGAAACTACCGAAGACTACTTATTTTGGTTTCGCCAAAGAATTTTACAGTATGGCGCTAATGCTCAAATTTTAGAGCCGGAGTGGTTAGTCAAAGATATTGTTAATGAAATACAAGTAGCTTACACAAACTATGCCCATCAATTTTAG
- the cas3 gene encoding type I-D CRISPR-associated helicase Cas3' — MKIQLKPLYTKLNTGIGSCPLGCQENCRVLQQAPQFPLSPGCSCPLYQHQAEAYPYLTTEDIDIVCVTSPTASGKSLLASLPSLLDSSYRTMFMYPTIELVEDQTEQQKHYHSLFNLNAEARIDRLFGIELSQRVKDNESNRFKEIWFSLQTKAIILTNPDIFHLVTHFQYQDNAYGKDELPLTLAKFFDVYSFDEFHMFGPHQETAVLNSLTLIRSTQQEKKRFLLTSATLKSDFLEQLKQANFKIIEIAGSYESEAKPGYRQILQGVELSFVNLEKEDSLSWLIKNVDSIKDILQAENNGRGLIILNSVVMARRVAQELQSLLPEIIVREVSGRIDRKERSQTQLYLQTAQKPVLIVATSAVDVGVDFRIHLLITETSDSSTIIQRLGRLGRHSGFSKYTAFLLVYGHTPWVLARLAEKLQLEATVSRQELIEVLQYAFNPPQEYQEYRNCWGSIQAQGMLAKMIEGNRDGMKNVQERMTKDLKQVYGPKLDNKSWYALGNKHVGKAIQTELLRFRGGSTLQAGVWDENRFYTYDLLRLLPYATVDILSREDFLKAALVVGHIEEAFPENYIDVYLRIEQWLPQRLNLSLSCNRDTQELEIGKLSLISRLKLDGHPQSQVLNCLSRSQILTFLVPVNRSQAQSHWDVSRHLHLNPLFGLYRLTDASEQAYACAFNQDALLLEALKWRLQKFMRHTSQSLIF, encoded by the coding sequence ATGAAAATTCAGCTAAAACCCCTGTACACTAAGCTAAACACGGGAATAGGGAGTTGTCCACTGGGATGTCAAGAAAATTGCCGTGTGCTGCAACAAGCACCACAATTTCCCCTATCTCCTGGTTGTAGTTGTCCTCTTTATCAACATCAAGCAGAAGCATATCCCTATCTGACAACAGAAGATATAGATATTGTTTGTGTAACTAGTCCTACTGCATCGGGAAAAAGTTTATTAGCTTCTTTACCCAGTCTTTTGGATTCCAGTTATCGGACCATGTTTATGTATCCTACGATTGAATTAGTAGAGGATCAAACTGAACAGCAAAAACACTATCACAGTCTTTTTAACTTAAATGCAGAAGCAAGAATAGATCGCTTATTTGGAATTGAATTGAGTCAACGGGTTAAAGACAATGAAAGTAACAGATTTAAAGAAATATGGTTCTCATTGCAAACCAAGGCGATTATTTTAACCAATCCAGATATCTTTCATTTAGTTACTCATTTTCAATATCAAGATAATGCTTATGGTAAAGATGAATTACCCCTAACTCTAGCCAAGTTTTTCGATGTCTATTCGTTTGATGAGTTTCATATGTTTGGTCCTCATCAAGAGACAGCAGTGCTCAATAGTTTGACTTTAATTCGCAGCACCCAACAGGAAAAAAAGCGTTTTTTATTAACATCTGCTACTCTAAAATCTGATTTTTTAGAACAATTGAAACAAGCCAATTTTAAGATTATAGAGATTGCGGGTAGCTATGAGAGTGAAGCGAAACCTGGTTATCGTCAAATTCTCCAAGGAGTTGAACTATCTTTCGTTAATTTAGAAAAAGAAGATAGTTTGAGTTGGTTAATTAAGAATGTTGACAGTATTAAAGATATTCTTCAAGCTGAAAACAATGGCAGGGGCTTAATTATTCTTAACTCAGTTGTGATGGCGCGTAGAGTAGCGCAGGAACTGCAATCTTTGTTACCTGAAATTATAGTTAGAGAAGTAAGTGGACGGATTGACAGAAAAGAGCGATCGCAAACTCAATTATATTTACAAACAGCTCAAAAGCCCGTCTTAATAGTAGCGACTTCAGCCGTTGATGTGGGTGTCGATTTTCGCATTCATTTGCTAATAACTGAAACTAGCGATTCATCCACAATAATTCAACGCTTAGGACGATTAGGAAGACATTCAGGCTTTAGTAAATATACGGCATTTCTGTTAGTTTATGGACACACACCTTGGGTCCTAGCTAGATTAGCCGAAAAACTACAATTAGAAGCAACAGTGAGTCGTCAAGAGTTAATCGAAGTTCTTCAATACGCTTTTAATCCTCCTCAGGAATATCAAGAATATCGCAATTGTTGGGGTTCTATTCAAGCTCAGGGTATGTTAGCCAAAATGATTGAAGGTAATCGCGATGGGATGAAAAATGTTCAGGAAAGAATGACCAAAGATTTAAAACAAGTTTATGGTCCAAAATTAGATAATAAATCTTGGTATGCTTTGGGAAATAAGCATGTAGGTAAAGCTATACAAACCGAATTATTAAGATTCAGAGGGGGTTCAACTTTACAAGCTGGAGTCTGGGATGAAAATCGTTTTTATACTTATGATTTGTTAAGATTGTTACCCTATGCAACGGTTGATATTTTAAGTCGAGAAGACTTCTTAAAAGCTGCTCTAGTTGTAGGACATATCGAGGAAGCTTTTCCTGAAAATTACATCGACGTTTATCTACGCATTGAACAATGGTTACCACAGCGCTTAAACCTCAGTTTATCTTGTAATCGCGATACCCAGGAATTAGAGATAGGTAAATTATCCTTAATTAGTCGCTTGAAATTAGATGGTCATCCTCAATCTCAAGTTCTTAATTGTTTAAGTCGCTCTCAAATTTTGACTTTTTTAGTACCCGTTAATCGCTCTCAAGCTCAAAGCCATTGGGATGTTAGTCGTCATTTACATTTAAATCCTTTGTTCGGTTTATATCGTTTAACTGACGCTTCAGAGCAAGCTTATGCTTGTGCTTTTAATCAGGATGCACTATTGTTAGAAGCTCTCAAATGGCGCTTACAGAAATTCATGCGCCACACCTCACAATCATTGATTTTTTGA
- the cas7d gene encoding type I-D CRISPR-associated protein Cas7/Csc2, translating to MSFLETLKSQFQASFPRLASANYVHFIMLRHSQSFPVFQTDGVLNTARTQAGLETKENLSRLVMFKRKQTTPERLTGRELLRSLNLTTADKEDKEKSCEYNGEGSCKKCPDCIIYGFAIGDSGSERSKVYSDSAFSLTAYEQSHRSFTFNAPFEGGTMSEAGKMRSAINELDHVLPEITFPTVETLRDSTYEGFLYVLGNLLRTRRYGAQETRTGTLKNYLIGIAFCDGEIFSNLRFTQALYDVLKGDLNAPIDTVIQTASQVARELLNQEPVRQSTIMFGEDLNNLVDEVSAIYQNQDVLTETLTTLYQQTLTYAQTYGALSGSKKSKSKDKN from the coding sequence ATGTCATTTCTAGAAACCCTTAAATCTCAATTTCAAGCATCATTTCCTCGTTTAGCTTCAGCCAATTACGTCCACTTTATTATGTTGCGCCATAGTCAATCTTTTCCAGTGTTTCAAACAGATGGAGTTTTAAATACGGCGCGTACCCAAGCAGGTTTAGAAACTAAAGAAAATTTGAGTCGTTTAGTCATGTTTAAACGCAAACAAACTACTCCAGAACGTTTAACAGGGAGAGAGTTATTGCGATCTCTTAATTTGACTACCGCTGACAAAGAAGATAAAGAAAAAAGTTGTGAATATAACGGGGAAGGTTCCTGTAAAAAATGTCCTGATTGTATTATTTATGGTTTTGCGATCGGTGATAGTGGTAGTGAACGCTCTAAAGTTTACTCTGATTCGGCTTTTTCTTTAACAGCTTACGAACAATCCCATCGTAGTTTTACTTTTAATGCTCCCTTTGAAGGAGGAACTATGAGCGAAGCAGGAAAAATGCGTAGTGCGATTAACGAGTTGGATCATGTTCTCCCAGAAATAACTTTTCCCACCGTTGAAACCTTGCGAGATAGCACCTACGAAGGGTTTTTATATGTCTTGGGTAATTTACTCAGAACTCGACGCTATGGAGCTCAAGAAACTCGTACAGGAACTCTCAAAAACTATCTGATTGGTATTGCTTTTTGTGATGGCGAAATTTTTAGCAATCTTCGCTTTACTCAAGCTCTCTATGATGTTTTAAAAGGCGATTTAAACGCACCAATTGACACCGTCATTCAAACTGCGTCACAAGTAGCTAGAGAATTATTAAATCAAGAACCTGTTCGTCAAAGTACCATTATGTTTGGAGAAGATTTGAACAATCTAGTAGATGAGGTTTCAGCTATCTATCAAAATCAAGATGTATTGACTGAAACTTTAACTACTCTTTACCAGCAAACTCTTACTTACGCTCAAACCTACGGCGCTTTATCAGGAAGTAAAAAATCAAAGTCTAAAGATAAAAATTAA